The following are encoded in a window of Fusobacterium simiae genomic DNA:
- a CDS encoding DUF3798 domain-containing protein — protein MKIKRILFSFLAIFMLIVAVACGKKEAPTEDANAQQQGATSEATQDYHIGIVTTSVSQSEDNFRGAEAVAKKYGLSNEGGKITVVTIPDNFMQEQETTISQMVSLADDPQMKAIVVAEGVPGTYPAFKAIREKRPDILLFVNNNHEDPVQVSKVADIVLNSDSIARGYLIVKTAKDLGATKFMHISFPRHLSYETISRRRAIMEQTAKDLGMEYIEMSAPDPLSDVGVPGAQQFILEQVPNWIAKYGKDIAFFATNDAQTEPLLKQIAAHGGIFIEADLPSPTMGYPGALGVEFTDDEKGNWPKILEKVEKAVIEAGGSGRMGTWAFSYNFASVEGLTDLAIKSIESGDRDFTLDKVLASLDAATPGSKWNGSIMKDNNGVEVPNAFFVYQDTYVFGKGYMGVTSVEIPEKYSNLGN, from the coding sequence ATGAAAATAAAAAGAATTTTATTTAGCTTTTTAGCGATATTTATGCTAATAGTAGCAGTTGCTTGTGGGAAAAAAGAAGCACCTACTGAGGATGCTAATGCACAACAACAAGGAGCGACAAGTGAAGCAACACAAGACTATCATATTGGAATAGTTACTACATCAGTTTCACAATCAGAAGATAATTTCCGTGGAGCAGAGGCAGTTGCAAAAAAATATGGTTTAAGCAATGAAGGTGGGAAAATTACAGTAGTAACTATCCCTGATAACTTTATGCAAGAACAAGAAACAACAATTTCTCAAATGGTTTCTCTTGCAGATGACCCTCAAATGAAAGCTATTGTAGTAGCAGAAGGAGTACCAGGAACTTATCCTGCATTTAAAGCTATAAGAGAAAAAAGACCTGATATTTTATTATTTGTAAATAATAATCATGAAGACCCTGTACAAGTAAGTAAAGTAGCTGATATAGTTTTAAACTCAGATTCAATAGCAAGAGGATACTTAATAGTAAAAACAGCTAAAGATTTAGGGGCAACAAAGTTTATGCATATTTCTTTCCCTAGACATTTAAGCTATGAAACAATTTCAAGAAGAAGAGCTATAATGGAACAAACAGCTAAAGACTTAGGAATGGAATATATTGAAATGTCAGCACCAGATCCATTAAGTGATGTTGGAGTTCCAGGAGCACAACAATTTATATTAGAACAAGTACCGAATTGGATAGCTAAATATGGCAAAGACATAGCATTTTTTGCAACAAATGATGCTCAAACTGAGCCTTTATTAAAACAAATAGCAGCTCATGGAGGGATATTTATAGAAGCAGATTTACCATCTCCAACAATGGGATATCCAGGAGCATTAGGAGTAGAATTTACTGATGATGAAAAAGGGAACTGGCCAAAGATATTAGAAAAAGTTGAAAAGGCAGTTATAGAAGCTGGTGGTTCTGGAAGAATGGGAACATGGGCATTTTCGTATAACTTTGCTAGCGTAGAAGGGCTTACAGATTTAGCAATAAAATCTATTGAAAGTGGAGACAGAGATTTTACACTAGATAAAGTTTTAGCTTCTCTTGATGCAGCAACACCAGGCTCTAAATGGAATGGAAGTATTATGAAAGATAATAATGGAGTTGAAGTACCTAATGCATTCTTTGTATATCAAGATACATATGTTTTTGGAAAAGGATACATGGGAGTAACTTCTGTTGAAATACCTGAAAAATATAGTAATTTAGGTAATTAA
- a CDS encoding LexA family transcriptional regulator — translation MSFGKTLKRIRLKHKDSLRGLAKKIDLHFTFIDKVEKGTAPISKNFIENVVAVYPDEREILKKEYLKETLPDIFQKEDAIKIVSNSEILNLPVYGKASAGRGYLNMDSPDYYMPILRGNFSKRSFFVEITGNSMEPTLEDGEFALVDPDNTAYSKNKIYVVTYNDEGYIKRLEMKDKLKIITLKSDNPDYDDIDIPEEMQEYFKINGRVVEVISKKKL, via the coding sequence ATGAGTTTTGGAAAAACTTTAAAAAGGATTAGATTGAAACACAAAGATAGTTTAAGAGGTTTAGCAAAAAAAATAGACTTACATTTCACTTTTATTGATAAAGTAGAAAAAGGAACTGCTCCAATTTCAAAGAATTTTATTGAAAATGTTGTAGCTGTCTACCCTGATGAAAGAGAAATATTGAAAAAGGAATACTTAAAAGAAACTTTGCCAGATATATTCCAAAAAGAAGATGCCATAAAAATTGTTAGTAACAGTGAAATTTTGAATCTTCCTGTATATGGTAAAGCAAGTGCTGGTAGAGGATATTTAAATATGGATAGTCCTGATTACTATATGCCTATTCTTAGAGGAAATTTTTCAAAAAGAAGTTTCTTTGTTGAAATTACAGGAAATAGTATGGAACCAACTTTAGAAGATGGTGAGTTTGCCCTAGTTGATCCTGATAATACAGCTTATTCTAAAAACAAAATTTATGTAGTCACTTATAATGATGAAGGATATATCAAAAGATTAGAAATGAAAGATAAATTAAAAATAATTACTCTAAAAAGTGATAATCCTGATTATGATGATATTGATATTCCAGAAGAAATGCAAGAATATTTCAAGATTAACGGTAGAGTTGTAGAAGTTATATCAAAGAAAAAATTATAA
- a CDS encoding RnfABCDGE type electron transport complex subunit B, translating into MEAIMMPVVILGITGILMGLFLAYASKKFEVEVDPKVEAILAILPGVNCGACGYPGCSGYAAGVALEGAKMTLCAPGGPKVAQKIGDIMGVAVEMPVKKKPAAKKPVEKKVAPVAQTGEPISASQEFIEKNKRMLMKFKEAFDAGDKEGFEKLENLAKMAKKDELLKYYEEIKAGKIIPDGSAPVAAAGVTNANAISATKEFVEKNKRMLMKFKEAFDAGDKEGFEKLENLAKMAKKDELLKYYEEIKAGKIVPDPATMTEAVATVKAEVISATKEFVEKNKRMLMKFKEAFDAGDKEGFEKLENLAKMAKKDELLKYYEEIKAGKTVPDPATMPDTPTVKKEAPKAETKTEDPKKQEASYCSVLGDGLCVPEQNEKVKEDIKKQAEPPKTPEEIEKEKQSASYCSTLGDGLCVPEENEQIVKQNLHQEIDKEIK; encoded by the coding sequence ATGGAAGCGATTATGATGCCAGTTGTAATTTTAGGTATAACTGGAATATTGATGGGGCTATTCCTAGCTTATGCTTCAAAAAAGTTTGAAGTTGAAGTAGATCCTAAGGTAGAAGCTATACTAGCTATATTACCTGGTGTAAACTGTGGAGCTTGTGGATATCCTGGCTGTTCAGGATATGCAGCAGGAGTAGCTTTAGAAGGAGCAAAAATGACATTATGTGCACCTGGTGGTCCTAAAGTAGCTCAAAAAATAGGAGATATAATGGGAGTAGCAGTAGAAATGCCTGTTAAAAAGAAACCTGCTGCTAAAAAACCAGTTGAAAAGAAAGTGGCACCAGTAGCTCAAACTGGAGAACCAATTTCAGCAAGTCAAGAATTTATAGAAAAGAATAAGAGAATGTTAATGAAGTTCAAAGAAGCTTTTGATGCAGGAGATAAAGAAGGTTTTGAAAAGTTAGAAAACTTAGCAAAGATGGCAAAAAAAGACGAACTTTTAAAATACTATGAAGAAATAAAAGCAGGAAAAATAATTCCTGATGGAAGTGCTCCAGTGGCTGCAGCAGGAGTAACTAATGCAAATGCAATCTCAGCAACAAAAGAGTTTGTTGAAAAAAATAAGAGAATGTTAATGAAGTTCAAAGAAGCTTTTGATGCAGGAGATAAAGAAGGTTTTGAAAAGCTAGAAAACTTAGCAAAGATGGCAAAGAAAGATGAGCTTTTGAAATACTATGAAGAAATAAAAGCAGGAAAGATAGTTCCAGACCCAGCAACAATGACAGAAGCAGTAGCTACTGTTAAAGCAGAAGTGATCTCAGCAACAAAGGAATTTGTAGAAAAGAACAAAAGAATGTTAATGAAGTTTAAAGAAGCTTTTGATGCAGGGGATAAAGAAGGATTTGAAAAGTTAGAAAACTTAGCAAAGATGGCAAAGAAAGATGAGCTTTTGAAATACTATGAAGAAATAAAAGCAGGAAAAACAGTACCAGACCCAGCAACAATGCCTGATACTCCAACTGTAAAAAAAGAAGCTCCAAAGGCTGAAACTAAAACTGAAGATCCTAAAAAACAAGAGGCTTCATATTGTAGTGTATTAGGTGATGGTTTATGTGTACCAGAACAAAATGAAAAGGTAAAAGAAGATATTAAAAAACAAGCTGAACCACCTAAAACTCCTGAAGAAATAGAAAAGGAAAAACAATCTGCTAGTTATTGTAGTACATTAGGAGATGGGTTATGTGTTCCTGAAGAAAATGAACAAATAGTTAAACAAAACTTACATCAAGAAATAGATAAAGAAATAAAATAA